The following nucleotide sequence is from Thermoanaerobaculia bacterium.
ATGGCGAAGATTCCGGGTCTCCAGGAAAAGGCCTTCCGCTCCGACGAAATCGTCCTCGTCTCGGGAGGCGAGGGGCAGACGGCGGAAGGAGAGTTCTGGGAATCGCTCAACACCGCCTGCAACCTGAAGCTCCCGGTCCTGTATCTCATCGAAGACAACGGGTACGCGATCTCGACGCCGGCGGAAGTGGGGCTCGCGGGGGCGTCGATCTCGAAACTCGTCCGGGGGTTCCCGAATCTCTTCGTGACCGAGGTCGACGGCTGCAACTTCCTGGAGTCGTACGACGCGCTCCGGTACGCCGCGGAGTACTGCCGGCTCCGGAAGGGCCCGGCGCTCGTTCACGCCCACGTGATCCGCCCCTACTCGCACTCCGTTTCCGACGACGAGAAGCTCTACCGTCCCGCCCCGGAGCGGGAACGGGAGCTCGCGCGCGACCCGGTCGTCAACTTCGCGAAATTCCTCGCCGCGGAGGGCGTCGCGAGCGAGGCGGAGATCGCCTCGCTCCAAAAGGAGATCGACCGCCAGATCGACGAGGACGCCGAGCGCGCGCTCGAGGCGCCGCTACCGGCGCCGGAGAGCGCCCTTCAGTGGGTCTATTCGCCCGACGTCGATCCGACGTCGTCCGCCTTCGACGGGCCGAAGAAGGAGGAAGGCGATCCGCAGACGATGGTCGATCTCATCAACGCGTGCCTGCGCGACGAGATGAAGCGCGATCCGCGGATCGTCGTGTTCGGAGAGGACGTCGCCGACGCCTCGCGCGAGGCGGTGCTCGGAGAGGTCAAGGGGAAGGGGGGCGTGTTCAAGGTCACGCACAATCTCCAGCGCCTGTACGGGCACGAGCGCGTCTTCAACTCGCCGCTGGCGGAGGCGAACATCGTCGGCCGGGCGGTCGGGATGGCGGTGAAAGGGCTGAAGCCGGTCGTCGAAATCCAGTTCTTCGACTACATCTGGCCCGCGTACATGCAGCTCCGGAACGAGCTCGCGACGATGCGGTGGCGCTCCGGAGGGAACTTCTCCGCGCCGGTCGTCGTGCGCGTTCCCGTCGGCGGCTACATCGCCGGCGCCCTCTATCACTCGCAGTGCGATCCCGTGATGTTCACGCACGTTCCCGGCCTGCGGGTGGTGCTGCCGTCGAACGCCCAGGACGCCAACGGCCTCCTCCGAACCGCGATCCGCGGGGACGATCCCGTGATGTTCCTGGAGCACAAGCACCTCTACCGCCAGACGTACAACAAGGGCCCCTATCCGGGGCCGGATTATTCGATCCCGTTCGGCAAGGCGCGGATCGTCCAGGAAGGCTCGGACGTGACCGTCGTCTGCTTCGGCGCGCAGGTGCAGCGCTCGATCGTCGCCGCGGCGAAATCGAAGGAAGCGTCCGGCGTCTCGACCGAGATCATCGACCTGCGCTCGCTCTCGCCCTACGACTGGGACGCGATCGCGACGTCCGTGAAGAAGACGAGCAAGGCGATCGTCTGCTACGAGGACCCGATCTCGTGGGGCTACGGCGCGGAGATCGCCGCGCGGATCTCGGGGGAGCTCTTCGAGTGGCTCGACGCCCCGGTCGCGCGCGTGGCGGCGACCGACACCTTCGTCGGCTACGCGCCGACTCTCGAGAAGTTCATCCTGCCCCAGATCGAGGACATCTCGGCCGCCATCGAGAAGATCGCGAAGTACTGACCCTCGATCATGTGGCCCGACGACCTCTCGCTCCTGCTCCGGCTGCTCGCCGCGGGCGGGTTCGCGGCCGTTCTCGGCTGGGAGCGCGAGAAGGCGGGGAAGTCGGCCGGCCTCCGGACCCACATCCTCGTCGGGATCGGCGCGGCGATGTTCGTCGCGCTCGCGCGCGTCACCGCGGCGGAGTCGGGCGGGACGAACGCGAGCGTGCTGCGCCTCGATCCGATCCAGGCGGTCGCGACGGGGATCGGATTTCTCGGGGCGGGGCTCATCTTCAAGAGCGAAGACAAGGTCCACGGCCTCACGACCGCGGCCTCGATCTGGACGACGGCCGCCGTGGGGTTCGCCTGCGGGATCTCCCATTTCGTGCTCGCGGCGGGGGCGACCGTGATCCTCTTCGCCGTGCTCCGCTTCCTCGCGCGGTTCGAAAGGGCGGAGGGCACGACTCGCCGCTGATTCGAGGCATACACTTCCGGTCGTGATCTCCCGGCGGGGATTCGTTCGCGGCGCCGTCTCGACGGCGGCGCTTCTCCGGGCCGCCCGTTTCGCCTTCGGGGCGCCGGCGGCGCCCCCGGCGGCGGAGGGCCTCCTGGCGTTCGACCTCCCCCGGGTGCGGCTCCTTCCGGGACCGTTCTTCGACGCGGCCGGGGTGAATCGCCGGTTCCTGATGAACCTCGATCCCGATCGCCTGCTCCACACGTTCCGGGTCACCGCGCGAATTCCCTCCTCCGCCGATCCGCTCGGCGGATGGGAGGCGCCGGAAAACGAGCTCCGCGGGCATTACACCGGGCACTACCTGTCGGCGCTCGCGATGCGGTTCGCGGCTTTCGGGGACGACGAGGCGAAGTCCCGGGGCGGCGCGATCGTCGAGGCGCTCGCGAAGTGCCAGAAGGCGCACGGAAACGGCTATCTCTCCGCCTTTCCCGAGGAGCTCTTCGACCGGCTCCGCCGCGACGAGCGCGTCTGGGCGCCGTTCTACACGCTCCACAAGATCCTCGCCGGGATGATCGAAATGGCGACCCTCGCCGAAAACGCGCAGGCGCTCGACGTCGCCCGCGGAATGGCGAACTGGACGGCGCGGTGGACGCAGCCGCTGGGCGAGGCGGCGATGGCGCGCGTCCTCGAGCGCGAGTACGGCGGCATGAACGAGGCGCTCTACGACCTCGCGGCGATCACGGGCGACGAGAGCCTCCGCGACGTCGCCCGCCGCTTCGACCACGAGCGGATCTTCGCGCCTCTCGCCGAGGGCCGCGACGAGCTCAAAGGCCTTCACGTCAACACGACGATCCCCAAGATCGTCGGCGCCGCCCGCCGGTACGAGCTGACCGGCGAGCGCCGGTATCGCGACGTGGCGGAATACTTCTGGCGGGAGGTCACCGCGCGGCGCGCCTACTGCACGGGGGGCACGAGCAACGGCGAGAGCTGGAACGCCGCACCGGGCGTCATCGCGGGGGAGCTCTCGGGATACACGCAGGAATGCTGCCCGACGTACAACATGCTGAAGCTCACCCGGCACGTCGCGGCATGGGCGGAGGACGCCGCCCCCGCGGAATACGCCGAGCGTGCGCTCTGGAACGGCATCCTCGGAACCCAGCATCCCGCGGACGGGTCGAAGCTCTACTACGTGCCGCTCGCTTCCGGGTACTGGAAGCTCTTCGGGACGCCTCTCCACGATTTCTGGTGCTGCACCGGAACGGGGAGCGAGTCGTTCGCGAAGGTCGGCGAGCAGATCTGGAGCCGCTCCGGCGAGGCCGCCGTCGTCGATCAGTTCATCGCTTCGGAGCTGGACTGGAAAGAGAAGAAGCTCCGACTCGTCCAGGAGACGCGCTTCCCGGAAACCCCGGAGACGAACGTCGTCGTCCGGGCGGCCGAGCCGGTTCGGGCGGAGATCCGGCTCCGGATCCCCTCCTGGACGGAGGGCCGCGCGGCGGGAACCTTGAACGGCCGTCCGGTCGAGGGCTTCGCGGCGCCGGGAAGCTGGTGGTCGCTCGACCGCGTGTGGCGCGACGGCGACAGGGTGTCGCTCACGCTGCCGATGCGGGCGCGCTTCGAAGCGACTCCGGACGATCCTTCGACGCAGGCCGCGATGGTCGGGCCGATCGTGCTCGCCGGAAGGCTCGGAAAAGAGGGGCTGACGCCCTCGACGCTGCGCGCCGAGCCGACGAAGCCGCGCACCGTCCCGGAGTACAAGCTCGATCCGGTATCCGCTCCCGAGCTCCGCGGGGCGTCATTGTCCCCGGGGGCCCGTCCTCTCGAGTTCCGGGCCGCGACTATCGACGGCCGCGCGATGGAGCTCGTGCCGTTGAACTCCCTGTTCGACGAGCGTTACGCGGTGTACTGGAAAATCCGGAGCGCGTGACGTCAGCGGTCGGGAGCGATCCGTTTGACGACCGCTCCTTCTTCCGCGCCGGGAAAAGCGATCCCGGGGTAAGGCTCCGCCCATCGCGTGAGCGCCGAAGTCCGACCACCGCGAAGGACCAGCCACGCGGTCTTCCCCGGCTCACGGAGCCACGCGATCGATGCCGGATCGTCCCGGACCGTGACGATCGAACGCGCGCCGGGCGAGTGCAGTGTCTCGAACCAGTCCGCCCCCGCGACGTAGTAAGTGACGCAGACGAAGGTGTAGTCGGTGTCGGTGATGATCCGCTCATCGGCCGGGCTCGCCCGCAGGTAAGCGCCGAGCGGCCGCCAGTCGGGTCGGCCGGTCCGAAAGTATTCGCGGAGCGACACGATCTCGAGCGCGGCGGACAGGATCAGCAGCCCGATTCCGAGCCGCTTCGTCGAAGGTCGGGCGATCAGCGCCGACAGGGATAGCGCAAAAAGGCCGACGAGGGCGATTCCCATCGGCGTGTAGTGGAAGATCGAGTCGAAGATCGGATGATGTCGTTCCAGGATCTCGAGGATCGCGAACCCGCCGATGGACCACGGCAGAAGGAACCGAACGCCCGGCCTTCTGCAGGCCAGGACGGCCCCGGCGGCGCATCCCCCGGCGAAGAGCGCTCCCGGCCACCCGAGAGGCTGCCAGTCGACGTGTCCGAAACCGAAAAACGAGAAGAACCGGGGGATCCGCGCCATCGAAAATACGGGAGCGGTTCCCATCGGAGCGCCGCGGATCCCGGTCAGGAAGACCGGCCACCACGGCAGGAACCCGAGCCACAAGGCGATTGCGAACACCGGACCGGCCGCCAGGAATCGACGCGCGGAACGCGACCGGACCCGGTCGGAGGAAAACGCGTCCTCGATGACGAGAGCGGCGCCGGCCAGGAGGAGGGCGAGCGCGGCGACGTAGAGAGCGTACGCGGTCGCAAGGCTCGCGCCGTAGAGGGCGGCCAGGCGCGTGACCGAGGGCCGCGCCAGGAAGCTCTCGAGCGCGAGCAGTGACGCGCACAACAGGAACATCCCGAGCGAGTACGGTCTCAGTTCCTGTGAGTAGTGGACGTGGAACGGTGAAACGGCGAGGAGAACGCCGGTCACGACCCCGGCGATCCGGCCGGCCCGCCGGGCCATGAAGGCCGCCGCCGTGACGACCGTCGCCGTTCCCCAGACGACCGCCGGCAGCTTTCTCGCCGCGTCGGAGGGATGCAGCGTGCCGAGAATCTTTCCGACGACGTAATCGATGGGCGCCTGGATTCCCTGGGACCGAAGCGACCGCCACAACCCTTTCCAGGAATCGTGAATCGTGAAGGATTCCAGGATCTCGTCGAGCCAGTACGAAAAATGATTCAGACGATAGAGGCGAATGGCGACCGCGACGAGGGCGAGGGAGCCGAGGATCGCCCACGGAATGGTGCGCGGTCGATCCTCCCCGCCGGGATCCGCTTGCCACGGAACACCCTTCAACGGCTTGTCTGAAGAAGGTAACTCAACGGGAGCGCGATGGGCAATGGAAGCTCCGACCGGCGGGGACAGAGTCAGGATTCCCGGGATGCTGAAGCGCCGTTCCGGATCCCCTTATTGCGGCTCTTTGAAAGAGACACGGCCATCGTTCAGGATCGTGATGCTCGATCCTTCCTCCACCGAGCGAAGTGCGACGGCGCTTCCCCGCCGCCACTGAACTCCGATTTCCGCGCCGCGATGAGGATAGGCGACGAGCGTGACGTCCTGTCCGTCCTTGCCGTCGAGCGTCAGGAGAGCGTTTCCCCCGGTCTTCGTCTCGTCCGTGACGTAGCCGCCGCGCTCGTCGCCCGCCGCGTCGCAGATCAGGATTCCGGAAACGGGTTCGTCCCGCTTGATCCGGCGGCCATCGGCGATCGGGTCCGGTAACGGGGCGCCCAGGCGAACTCGTACCGTGCCGTTCGCGTCGACGACGGAGAGCCCGCGGACGGTGAGGAATCCGGGTGTTTCCCGTCCCCGAGGCGAATGACAGGCGCTGACGACCACGGCGACAGTGACCAGGTAGCCCGCTCCGATCAGCGCCACCAGCCTCCGAAGCTCCCGGATTTCGTCCTCCAGGTTTCGGCTGTTCCCTCGTTCTCCGTTCTCCATCGGTCGTCCTCCTTCGCTGGCGGGCGTGCCGCCCGCGCCCCGTTGCCGCTTGCTCAACCGATGCCAGCATCAATCCGATGGACGAGCAAGGGGAACTGCCTCCCGTTCTCGACGGACTCGGAACGGTTGGGAGTCGACGGCCGATCGATCCCGGCGCGCTTTGGAATTCCGCTGGCGCGCTCGTCAGGAATGCGCGGCCCAGATCTTGATCGAAACGACTTTCCGGTTCTTCACTTCGATGGAAATGGGAAACGGCTGATAGCTCAGGAGAGTGGTCTCCGTGCCCTGCAATTTCTCCGAGGCCGTCACGGGGCCCAGAACGTCCTTCAGGAGCCGGATCGAATCTCCCAGCCGAAGCCCGGAAAAGCTGTACGGGTCGGGCGTCTCCTCGCCGGAGAGCTGGATCGCCGTGGCGCGCCCTGCTTTGAACGTGACGGCGAAATAGGGATTGGCTTCGGGGTCTCCGTGAATGGGATAGACGCGGATCGTCTCGCCTCTTCCGCCCCCGACGACCTTCCACGGCCTCCCCAGGCGGTCGTCCACTCTTTCCGTCGTCTCGTCGACCGCGATCGCTCCGATGTGGAGGCATGGAGCGAGGCCCCGGTCGCGCGGCCGAGGTTCGTTCTCGGAGATGCACACCAACGCGCCTCCGAGGTAGCGAAACTCGTTGACGACACCGACCGGGGGCGGCGGGAAGGAGACGGCGTGCTGCGCCGCGGCCGGCGGCACGACGCAGAGGACCGCGGCCGCGACGGAAGTGACCGCGCTCCATACGACGATTCGCCTCCGCGGCGGCGAGATGCTCGACTTCCGCTTCATCGGGTCGCTCGTGGCCATTATGCGGAGAGCGGCAGGCGCAGCCAGATGCAAATGCATGCCGCCGGGAAGGGGCGGTTCGCTTCAGTCGAGCGAGTGGTCGGTGTTTTCGGCGCCGACCCGAAGGCGGTGCCCACGTGCCGTCGGCGCCCTCGCGCCGGATGCGGTCACGAGCGTGGTCAATCCGAGGATCCATGAAAGCAGGGCGGTGGCTTCGGCGGCAACGGCAACGGGTGCCGGCCGGGACCGCCGAAATGCTTCGAGCATCCGGGGATAGGAGGCACCGCTGATAACGATGATTGGCCCGTTCGAATTCGCGAGGAAGCCGCTCGGTTCGGCGAACAGAGCCAGGTCCCCGGCAACCGTCAGAAGCAGGAAGCCCGACAGCAGGATCGGGAACCATCGGCCTCCCCGTGGGCTGTGGACGAGCCCCCAGGTGAGGAGGAGTGCTTCCGGAAGAGCCATCGCCCACAGGTACCAGCCACCCACTCCGCCCGGCGAGCGATAGGCGGCGAAATTCTTCGTCGCGAAGTAGGCGGCGGCGATGAGGAAGAGGATGACGGGGATCGAAACGGATGACAGGTTGCGGCGATCCCGTGCACTCGACCGCGGAGCCGAAGCCGACTTCCACAGGCAGACCGCGAGTCCGATCGCGAGCACGACGTAGACGAGCGACGGAAAGACTCGAACCGACATCCCGGACACCCACAGGTGGGACTTCACGAAGGCCCAGGCGTCGCGAGCCCAGGGGACGTCCCGGAGTCGCACGGCGGCCGGGTGGGTGAGCACGTCGGCCAACGCGATTTCGGATCCGTGGATCCGCCGCGACAGAACGGCGAGCGCAACGGCCGGCAAAATGAGGAGGGCGGCCGCGATCCTTCGGTTCCGCTCTCCGCGGCGGAGAGCCCGGACGAGAACGCCCGGAATTGCCGCGAGGCCGTACAGCTTGGCCCAGGGAGCAGTCCCGGTCGACGCGGCGGCCAGGATCGCTCGTCTCCGGCCGCGCGAATCCTCGAGCGACGCACCGATGCCGATCGCGAGGCAGAGTGCGCACAGGGCGTCGTTGCTCACGCGGACGAGCGCGATCGCGAAGCCGGGAACGAAGGCGAGAAGGGCGAGCGGAAACCAGGCGCGCTCCGAGAAACCGGCGCGCCGCGCGGCCACGATGGTCGCCACGCCCACGAGGAGAGCGAGCCCGGC
It contains:
- a CDS encoding dehydrogenase E1 component subunit alpha/beta codes for the protein MASEARVEKYHGLDASTLVAAYRNIYRSRRVDDKEIQLKRQNRTYFQINGVGHEAVLTAAGMVVKPAHDWFICYYRDRALCLALGVTPYEMFLGGTGAKDDPASGGRQMPSHWGHKNFNLVSKSSCTAMQFLNAVGIAEAGMRMAKIPGLQEKAFRSDEIVLVSGGEGQTAEGEFWESLNTACNLKLPVLYLIEDNGYAISTPAEVGLAGASISKLVRGFPNLFVTEVDGCNFLESYDALRYAAEYCRLRKGPALVHAHVIRPYSHSVSDDEKLYRPAPERERELARDPVVNFAKFLAAEGVASEAEIASLQKEIDRQIDEDAERALEAPLPAPESALQWVYSPDVDPTSSAFDGPKKEEGDPQTMVDLINACLRDEMKRDPRIVVFGEDVADASREAVLGEVKGKGGVFKVTHNLQRLYGHERVFNSPLAEANIVGRAVGMAVKGLKPVVEIQFFDYIWPAYMQLRNELATMRWRSGGNFSAPVVVRVPVGGYIAGALYHSQCDPVMFTHVPGLRVVLPSNAQDANGLLRTAIRGDDPVMFLEHKHLYRQTYNKGPYPGPDYSIPFGKARIVQEGSDVTVVCFGAQVQRSIVAAAKSKEASGVSTEIIDLRSLSPYDWDAIATSVKKTSKAIVCYEDPISWGYGAEIAARISGELFEWLDAPVARVAATDTFVGYAPTLEKFILPQIEDISAAIEKIAKY
- a CDS encoding MgtC/SapB family protein, producing MWPDDLSLLLRLLAAGGFAAVLGWEREKAGKSAGLRTHILVGIGAAMFVALARVTAAESGGTNASVLRLDPIQAVATGIGFLGAGLIFKSEDKVHGLTTAASIWTTAAVGFACGISHFVLAAGATVILFAVLRFLARFERAEGTTRR
- a CDS encoding glycoside hydrolase family 127 protein: MISRRGFVRGAVSTAALLRAARFAFGAPAAPPAAEGLLAFDLPRVRLLPGPFFDAAGVNRRFLMNLDPDRLLHTFRVTARIPSSADPLGGWEAPENELRGHYTGHYLSALAMRFAAFGDDEAKSRGGAIVEALAKCQKAHGNGYLSAFPEELFDRLRRDERVWAPFYTLHKILAGMIEMATLAENAQALDVARGMANWTARWTQPLGEAAMARVLEREYGGMNEALYDLAAITGDESLRDVARRFDHERIFAPLAEGRDELKGLHVNTTIPKIVGAARRYELTGERRYRDVAEYFWREVTARRAYCTGGTSNGESWNAAPGVIAGELSGYTQECCPTYNMLKLTRHVAAWAEDAAPAEYAERALWNGILGTQHPADGSKLYYVPLASGYWKLFGTPLHDFWCCTGTGSESFAKVGEQIWSRSGEAAVVDQFIASELDWKEKKLRLVQETRFPETPETNVVVRAAEPVRAEIRLRIPSWTEGRAAGTLNGRPVEGFAAPGSWWSLDRVWRDGDRVSLTLPMRARFEATPDDPSTQAAMVGPIVLAGRLGKEGLTPSTLRAEPTKPRTVPEYKLDPVSAPELRGASLSPGARPLEFRAATIDGRAMELVPLNSLFDERYAVYWKIRSA
- a CDS encoding glycosyltransferase family 39 protein, with translation MKGVPWQADPGGEDRPRTIPWAILGSLALVAVAIRLYRLNHFSYWLDEILESFTIHDSWKGLWRSLRSQGIQAPIDYVVGKILGTLHPSDAARKLPAVVWGTATVVTAAAFMARRAGRIAGVVTGVLLAVSPFHVHYSQELRPYSLGMFLLCASLLALESFLARPSVTRLAALYGASLATAYALYVAALALLLAGAALVIEDAFSSDRVRSRSARRFLAAGPVFAIALWLGFLPWWPVFLTGIRGAPMGTAPVFSMARIPRFFSFFGFGHVDWQPLGWPGALFAGGCAAGAVLACRRPGVRFLLPWSIGGFAILEILERHHPIFDSIFHYTPMGIALVGLFALSLSALIARPSTKRLGIGLLILSAALEIVSLREYFRTGRPDWRPLGAYLRASPADERIITDTDYTFVCVTYYVAGADWFETLHSPGARSIVTVRDDPASIAWLREPGKTAWLVLRGGRTSALTRWAEPYPGIAFPGAEEGAVVKRIAPDR